A DNA window from Loxodonta africana isolate mLoxAfr1 chromosome 7, mLoxAfr1.hap2, whole genome shotgun sequence contains the following coding sequences:
- the MAP3K11 gene encoding mitogen-activated protein kinase kinase kinase 11 has product MEPLKNLFLKSPLGSWNGSGSGGGGGGGGGRPEGSPKAAAYANPVWTALFDYEPNGQDELALRKGDRVEVLSRDAAISGDEGWWAGQVGGQVGIFPSNYVSRGGGPPPCEVASFQELRLEEVIGIGGFGKVYRGSWRGELVAVKAARQDPDEDISVTAESVRQEARLFAMLAHPNIIALKAVCLEEPNLCLVMEYAAGGPLSRALAGRRVPPHVLVNWAVQITRGMHYLHCEALVPVIHRDLKSNNILLLQPIEGDDMEHRTLKITDFGLAREWHKTTQMSAAGTYAWMAPEVIKASTFSKGSDVWSFGVLLWELLTGEVPYRGIDCLAVAYGVAVNKLTLPIPSTCPEPFAQLMADCWAQDPHRRPDFASILQQLEALEAQVLREMPRDSFHSMQEGWKREIQGLFDELRAKEKELLSREEELTRAAREQRSQAEQLRRREHLLAQWELEVFERELTLLLQQVDRDRPHVRRRRGTFKRSKLRARDGGERISMPLDFKHRITVQASPGLDRRRNVFEVGAGDSPTFPRFRAIQLEPVEPGQAWGRQSPRRLEDSSNGERRAYRAWGSSSPKPGEAQNGRRRSRMDEATWYLDSDDSSPLGSPSTPPMLNGNPPRPSLEPEEPRRGPVERSGGSSGSGTPKLIQRALLRGTALLASLGLGRDLQPPGVSGRERGEPLPASPPPMPMLSPTEPPSSPLIRFPPKMPSMPASPLSPKAPAPLLLDLGTPVGQPSAKSPRREERGFTVSPPPGISRSAPGTPGTPRSPPLGLISRPRPSPLRSRIDPWSFVSAGPRPSPLPSPQSAPRRAPWTLFPDSDPFWDSPPANPFRGGPQDCRVQTKDVGAQAPWVPEARP; this is encoded by the exons ATGGAGCCCTTGAAGAACCTCTTTCTCAAGAGTCCCCTGGGGTCTTGGAATGGCAGCGGCAgtgggggcggcgggggcggTGGCGGGGGCCGGCCAGAGGGGTCGCCAAAGGCAGCGGCTTATGCCAACCCTGTGTGGACAGCCCTGTTCGACTATGAGCCCAACGGGCAGGATGAGCTGGCCCTGCGGAAAGGCGACCGAGTAGAGGTGCTTTCCCGGGATGCAGCCATCTCTGGTGATGAGGGCTGGTGGGCGGGCCAGGTGGGTGGCCAGGTGGGCATCTTTCCATCCAACTATGTGTCTCGGGGTGGTGGCCCGCCCCCCTGTGAGGTAGCCAGCTTCCAGGAGTTACGGCTGGAGGAGGTGATAGGCATTGGGGGCTTTGGCAAGGTGTACCGTGGCAGTTGGCGGGGCGAGCTGGTGGCCGTAAAGGCAGCTCGCCAGGACCCTGATGAGGACATCAGTGTGACAGCTGAGAGCGTGCGCCAGGAGGCCCGGCTTTTTGCCATGCTGGCGCACCCCAACATCATCGCTCTCAAGGCTGTGTGCCTGGAGGAGCCCAATCTGTGCCTGGTGATGGAGTATGCTGCCGGAGGACCCCTCAGCCGTGCCCTTGCTGGGCGGCGCGTGCCACCCCATGTGCTGGTCAACTGGGCTGTGCAGATCACCCGTGGGATGCACTACCTGCACTGCGAGGCCCTGGTGCCCGTCATCCACCGCGATCTCAAGTCCAACAACA TTCTGCTGCTGCAGCCCATTGAAGGTGACGACATGGAGCATAGGACTCTGAAGATCACCGACTTCGGCCTGGCCCGGGAGTGGCACAAAACCACACAAATGAGCGCTGCAGGCACCTATGCCTGGATGGCTCCCGAGGTCATCAAGGCCTCCACCTTCTCAAAGGGCAGCGATGTCTGGAG CTTTGGGGTGCTGCTGTGGGAACTGCTGACTGGGGAGGTGCCCTACCGTGGCATCGACTGCCTTGCCGTGGCCTATGGTGTGGCGGTTAACAAGCTCACACTGCCCATCCCATCCACCTGCCCAGAGCCCTTCGCACAGCTCATGGCCG ACTGCTGGGCCCAGGACCCCCACCGGAGGCCCGACTTCGCCTCCATCCTGCAGCAGCTGGAGGCACTGGAAGCGCAGGTCCTGCGGGAAATGCCGCGGGACTCCTTCCATTCTATGCAGGAAGGCTGGAAGCGCGAGATCCAGGGCCTCTTCGACGAGCTGCGAGCCAAGGAAAAG GAACTACTAAGCCGCGAGGAGGAGCTGACACGCGCGGCGCGCGAGCAGCGGTCACAGGCAGAACAGCTGCGGCGGCGCGAGCACCTGCTGGCGCAGTGGGAGCTAGAAGTGTTCGAGCGCGAGCTGACGCTGCTGCTGCAGCAGGTAGACCGCGACCGGCCGCACGTGCGCCGCCGCCGGGGCACCTTCAAGCGCAGCAAACTCCGAGCGCGCGACGGCGGCGAGCGTATCAGCATGCCGCTCG ACTTCAAGCACCGCATCACCGTGCAGGCGTCGCCCGGCCTTGACCGCAGGAGAAACGTCTTCGAGGTTGGGGCTGGGGACTCACCCACGTTCCCCCGGTTCCGGGCTATCCAGT TGGAACCTGTAGAGCCTGGCCAGGCTTGGGGCCGCCAGTCACCCCGACGGCTGGAGGACTCAAGCAACGGAGAGCGGCGAGCATACCGGGCCTGGGGCTCCAGCTCCCCCAAGCCTGGGGAAGCCCAGAATGGGAG GAGAAGGTCCCGCATGGACGAGGCCACGTGGTACCTGGATTCAGATGACTCATCCCCCCTAGGATCTCCTTCCACGCCCCCCATGCTCAATG GGAACCCCCCTCGCCCCAGCCTGGAGCCCGAGGAGCCACGGCGAGGCCCGGTGGAACGAAGCGGGGGCAGCAGCGGCTCCGGGACACCCAAGCTGATCCAGCGCGCGCTACTGCGCGGCACCGCCCTGCTCGCCTCCCTGGGACTGGGCCGAGACCTGCAGCCACCGGGGGTCTCAGGCCGCGAGCGCGGGGAGCCCCTGCCAGCGTCCCCCCCACCCATGCCCATGCTGTCCCCCACCGAACCACCCTCCTCCCCACTCATCCGCTTCCCGCCCAAGATGCCCAGCATGCCGGCCTCCCCACTGAGCCCCAAGGCCCCAGCCCCGCTGCTGTTGGACCTGGGCACCCCTGTGGGTCAGCCATCTGCCAAGAGCCCCCGACGTGAGGAGCGTG GATTCACCGTCTCACCCCCGCCGGGGATATCACGCTCCGCTCCGGGTACCCCGGGCACCCCACGCTCACCACCTCTGGGCCTCATCAGCCGCCCACGGCCCTCACCTCTTCGCAGCCGCATTGACCCATGGAGCTTCGTGTCAGCTGGGCCACGGCCATCGCCCCTGCCCTCACCACAGTCTGCCCCCCGCCGGGCACCCTGGACCTTGTTCCCAGACTCAGACCCCTTCTGGGACTCTCCACCTGCCAATCCCTTCCGGGGAGGCCCCCAGGACTGCAGGGTGCAGACCAAAGACGTGGGTGCCCAGGCCCCTTGGGTGCCAGAGGCAAGACCATGA